Proteins from a genomic interval of Chitinimonas sp. BJYL2:
- a CDS encoding ABC transporter substrate-binding protein produces MALRFRFSLARAWLILALSALICTMPALAAPLIYPRPEAPEDPQLEYPVALLKLALSKAGVRADIRPSGLVTPQGRALRLLANGQGIDVMWTMTSREREAELMPICIPIYKGLMGYRIALVRKAETELFANVHAAADLRRFVAGQGHDWPDTDILRANSLKVQAAVSYGSLFQMLAAKRYDYFPRSVIEIWGEAERHKSAGIVVEPYVLIYYPTASYYFVSKKNPALASVIQRGLEAAIADGSFDALFKARYGQVIKQVQAAKRRLIVLENPDLPEGTPLHIPAYWYRFGK; encoded by the coding sequence ATGGCATTGCGTTTTCGCTTCTCATTGGCCCGTGCGTGGCTGATCCTCGCGCTTTCCGCGCTGATCTGCACCATGCCGGCGCTGGCTGCTCCGCTGATCTATCCCAGGCCCGAAGCGCCTGAGGATCCGCAGCTGGAGTACCCCGTTGCGCTGCTCAAGCTGGCGTTGAGCAAAGCGGGCGTGCGTGCGGATATCCGTCCGTCTGGCTTGGTTACGCCGCAAGGGCGCGCACTGCGCTTGCTGGCAAACGGGCAGGGCATCGATGTGATGTGGACAATGACTTCGCGTGAGCGCGAAGCCGAGCTGATGCCTATCTGCATTCCCATCTACAAGGGCTTGATGGGTTACCGGATTGCGCTGGTCCGCAAGGCGGAAACCGAGCTGTTTGCGAATGTTCACGCAGCCGCAGATCTTCGGCGCTTTGTGGCGGGGCAGGGGCATGACTGGCCGGATACCGACATACTGCGCGCCAATAGCCTCAAGGTTCAGGCGGCAGTCAGTTACGGTAGCTTGTTCCAGATGCTGGCGGCGAAGCGTTACGATTATTTCCCCCGCTCGGTCATCGAGATCTGGGGCGAGGCCGAACGACACAAAAGCGCGGGCATCGTCGTAGAGCCGTATGTGCTGATCTACTACCCCACGGCGTCTTATTATTTTGTCAGCAAAAAGAACCCGGCATTGGCGAGCGTGATCCAGCGGGGGCTGGAAGCCGCCATTGCGGATGGTTCATTCGACGCACTGTTCAAGGCCCGCTACGGCCAAGTCATCAAGCAGGTCCAGGCAGCCAAACGTCGCTTGATCGTACTGGAGAATCCCGATCTGCCCGAGGGAACGCCGCTGCACATCCCGGCTTACTGGTATCGCTTCGGCAAGTAG
- the rpsR gene encoding 30S ribosomal protein S18: MSRNLFKRRKFCRFTAEGIKEVDYKDVNLLKDFISENGKIIPARITGTKARYQRQLSDAIKRARFLALMPYTDKH; encoded by the coding sequence ATGTCCCGTAACCTGTTCAAGCGTCGCAAGTTTTGCCGCTTCACCGCCGAAGGCATCAAGGAAGTTGATTACAAAGATGTCAACCTGCTGAAGGATTTCATCAGCGAGAACGGCAAGATCATCCCCGCACGCATCACCGGCACCAAGGCTCGCTACCAGCGCCAACTGTCGGACGCCATCAAGCGCGCCCGCTTCCTGGCCCTGATGCCTTACACCGACAAGCACTAA
- a CDS encoding ComF family protein, translated as MNRLIPAYKYQARLSLLPVLAQGLLTELRGVRVPDCVIAMPLHSSRLRERGFNQSAELARHLARALDLTLALDRVARIHPAPPQAKQNRKERQRQVRGAFAVTGEVAGLHVAVVDDVMTTGASLNELARTLKQAGARRVDCWVLARTPD; from the coding sequence ATGAACCGCTTGATCCCGGCTTACAAATATCAGGCTCGGCTGAGCCTGCTGCCTGTACTGGCGCAAGGTCTGCTGACGGAGCTGCGCGGCGTCCGCGTTCCAGACTGCGTCATCGCCATGCCGCTGCACTCCTCTCGGCTGCGTGAGCGAGGCTTTAACCAGTCGGCAGAGCTGGCACGCCATCTTGCCCGGGCTCTGGACCTGACACTGGCACTCGACCGGGTGGCACGGATACACCCGGCACCACCGCAGGCCAAGCAAAACCGCAAGGAGCGCCAGCGGCAGGTTCGTGGTGCATTTGCCGTGACCGGCGAGGTGGCGGGGTTGCATGTGGCCGTGGTGGATGACGTCATGACCACGGGTGCCAGCCTTAATGAACTTGCGCGCACATTGAAACAAGCAGGCGCACGACGGGTAGACTGCTGGGTGCTGGCTCGCACGCCAGATTGA
- a CDS encoding nuclear transport factor 2 family protein has protein sequence MNPYFSLIAALSACLLFGMPGHAGAASTTSTAPADIQTPTGAGKTDTEQITQVLTDYMEGTANGEPEKLKRAFHPDFKLYTVNETNNLLVRSGEQYIANIKPGEKNNRIGRILSIDIENNVATAKAEILIPNYRLYTDYFLLLKYHGNWKIVQKSYTWKSLPQRTNKILFITSSQHTYGNTKLNAANHFAEIVIAYDIFKKNGYVVDFVSPKGGAIPLGYIQTSDNTQKEYLYNGEFMRLLQNTATPEQINPNDYQAVYYSGGGSAMFGVADNQGIQHIANTIYKRGGIISAICHGTAGIVNLKNSDGTAIFSNRKITGFPDMFEDTQAEYYKTFPFSIDKEITKHGGNFVYSKKFGDNHVIADGNIVTGQDPSATASVALNVIKAIQKN, from the coding sequence ATGAACCCCTATTTTTCCCTGATCGCCGCCCTGAGCGCTTGCTTGCTATTTGGCATGCCTGGGCATGCCGGTGCGGCCTCTACCACATCGACCGCCCCAGCGGACATCCAGACTCCGACCGGGGCCGGCAAAACCGATACCGAGCAAATCACCCAAGTGCTCACGGACTATATGGAAGGCACCGCCAATGGTGAGCCCGAAAAGCTGAAACGCGCTTTCCATCCCGACTTCAAACTATATACGGTCAACGAAACCAATAATCTGCTTGTCCGTTCCGGCGAGCAATACATCGCCAATATCAAACCGGGCGAGAAGAACAATCGTATCGGTCGAATCCTGTCCATCGATATCGAAAACAATGTCGCCACCGCCAAAGCGGAAATCCTGATACCCAATTACCGGCTGTATACGGATTATTTCCTGCTACTGAAATACCATGGCAACTGGAAGATCGTGCAAAAGAGCTACACCTGGAAATCCTTACCCCAGCGCACCAACAAGATTCTGTTCATCACATCAAGCCAGCACACGTATGGTAATACCAAGCTCAATGCGGCCAATCATTTTGCAGAGATTGTCATTGCCTATGACATTTTCAAGAAAAATGGTTATGTCGTGGATTTTGTCAGTCCCAAGGGCGGCGCCATTCCCCTGGGCTACATTCAGACATCCGACAATACCCAGAAGGAATATCTGTACAACGGCGAATTCATGCGCCTGTTGCAGAACACCGCCACGCCAGAGCAAATCAATCCCAATGACTATCAGGCCGTTTATTACAGCGGTGGTGGATCAGCGATGTTTGGCGTTGCAGATAATCAAGGCATTCAACATATCGCCAATACAATCTACAAGCGCGGTGGAATTATCTCGGCCATCTGTCATGGCACGGCCGGCATCGTCAATCTGAAAAACAGCGACGGCACGGCGATTTTCTCTAACCGGAAAATAACCGGCTTCCCCGACATGTTCGAAGACACCCAGGCCGAATATTACAAAACCTTCCCGTTTTCCATCGACAAGGAAATCACCAAGCACGGCGGCAACTTTGTCTACTCCAAGAAATTCGGGGACAACCATGTCATCGCGGACGGCAACATCGTCACCGGGCAGGACCCTTCCGCCACGGCCTCAGTGGCACTGAACGTCATCAAAGCCATCCAGAAGAACTAA
- the priB gene encoding primosomal replication protein N, with product MRNQVVAHGQLLELQPLRYTPAGIPVVEFRLMHESTQQEGGSDRQVQCEMPCVCLGESARSLASLPEGTEVLVKGFLAGRSQRYKHSLVLHINDWKRA from the coding sequence GTGCGCAACCAGGTCGTCGCCCACGGTCAGTTGCTCGAACTCCAGCCCTTGCGTTACACCCCTGCCGGCATCCCGGTGGTTGAATTCAGGCTCATGCATGAATCCACCCAGCAGGAAGGCGGCAGTGACCGGCAAGTCCAGTGCGAAATGCCCTGCGTCTGCCTCGGTGAATCGGCAAGAAGTCTGGCGAGCCTGCCCGAAGGAACGGAAGTCCTTGTAAAAGGATTTCTCGCCGGCCGGAGCCAGCGCTACAAGCACAGTCTGGTGCTGCATATCAACGATTGGAAGCGCGCGTAA
- a CDS encoding MBL fold metallo-hydrolase: MSTEILILGCGSSAGTPAIGCQCATCTSPDPRNKRTRSSSVITTQGLSFLIDTGPDLRTQALREGLTRVDAVLYTHQHADHLNGIDDLRAFCYVNKAAMPVFGSPYTMHDINTRFHYTTLPPGQWWELPSLQTTAVDGPFCHRGVEIIPVPVMHGRWPVLGYRIGKVAYLTDVSEIPESSFALLDGLDVLLLDCLRTQPHHTHFGLEQSLTAAARIGARQTVLIHMTHEFEYTELSARLPAGVVMGYDGMRICSAA, translated from the coding sequence ATGAGCACCGAGATACTGATCCTGGGTTGTGGTTCCAGTGCCGGCACACCTGCCATCGGTTGCCAGTGCGCGACCTGTACGTCGCCCGATCCGCGCAACAAGCGCACCCGCTCATCCAGTGTGATCACCACACAGGGCCTGAGCTTCCTGATCGACACCGGCCCCGATCTGCGCACCCAGGCACTGCGCGAGGGGCTGACCCGCGTGGATGCCGTGCTGTACACCCATCAGCATGCCGACCACCTCAACGGCATCGATGACCTGCGTGCGTTCTGTTACGTGAACAAGGCCGCCATGCCGGTGTTTGGCAGCCCCTACACGATGCACGATATCAACACACGCTTTCACTACACCACCTTGCCGCCCGGGCAGTGGTGGGAGCTACCATCCTTGCAGACAACTGCGGTGGACGGGCCGTTCTGTCATCGTGGCGTGGAAATCATCCCCGTGCCTGTCATGCATGGCCGCTGGCCTGTACTGGGCTATCGCATTGGCAAGGTGGCTTACCTGACTGATGTATCGGAGATTCCCGAATCGAGCTTCGCCCTGCTCGATGGTCTGGATGTGTTGCTGCTCGACTGCCTGCGCACCCAGCCGCACCATACCCACTTCGGGCTGGAACAGTCGCTGACTGCTGCCGCGCGTATCGGTGCAAGGCAGACCGTGCTGATCCATATGACCCATGAGTTCGAATACACCGAACTGAGCGCGCGGCTGCCGGCCGGCGTGGTGATGGGCTACGACGGCATGCGGATTTGTAGTGCGGCTTGA
- a CDS encoding GGDEF domain-containing protein — MSNKLSNPTDIAREALRQLATRRIPPTPEHYEDLYHEIEGGKARKAGGANPLLDAILAMLKAMPKQSPDLQRNIKLISAAADHRDWSGVTAPLVAAIESQGGQATLTRPWSELIRDLLVQWDMRSPHFTMARKQESLAKVLLNFGNYPSLLNEKLAALIVSWAEGAGVEGGIEVAGEVAPAAAEAASAPVPGSEIQPVAQGNVDWSLWRELLSRALRLGIAARLRGEPDLAEEAESLALAAESVSSEQGLQFLAERLRKFWSQLELKNQRDDRVSAGLVNLLMLVTDNLIAVSGDGRWLEGQVAVVRDILAKPMSMTRLYEAEAGFKEVVYQQGQLHHSLTETQVALKRMISLFIDRLGGMADTTSDYHEKIGVYAGRIETSRDVLDLKHVVDELMQDTRVIQLDMARSREELMAARNEAEAAEKRIQELEAELRAVSEKVREDQLTGALNRRGFDEAFVTEIARMERTGKPLCLAMMDLDNFKKLNDQRGHQAGDEALRHLVKVVKDTLRPTDVIARYGGEEFVVLMPETVTSEAANTMRRVQRELTKNFFLHNNERVLVTFSAGITRYMQGEHQEAAIERADQAMYEAKKSGKNQVCVAVQPKPAT; from the coding sequence ATGAGCAACAAGCTAAGCAACCCGACCGATATCGCGCGCGAGGCCCTGCGCCAGCTCGCCACGCGCCGTATTCCGCCGACGCCGGAGCACTACGAAGACCTCTATCACGAGATCGAGGGTGGCAAGGCACGCAAAGCCGGGGGGGCGAATCCCTTGCTGGACGCGATTCTGGCCATGCTCAAGGCAATGCCCAAGCAATCGCCGGATCTCCAGCGAAATATCAAATTGATCAGCGCGGCAGCGGATCACCGCGACTGGTCGGGCGTGACCGCACCGCTGGTGGCAGCGATTGAATCTCAGGGCGGCCAGGCCACCCTGACGCGGCCATGGTCTGAGCTGATTCGCGACCTGCTGGTCCAATGGGACATGCGCAGCCCGCATTTCACAATGGCCCGTAAGCAGGAGTCGCTGGCCAAAGTCTTGCTCAATTTCGGCAATTACCCTTCGTTGCTGAACGAAAAGCTTGCTGCCCTGATTGTCAGCTGGGCCGAGGGTGCCGGCGTTGAGGGCGGTATCGAGGTCGCCGGCGAGGTCGCCCCGGCTGCTGCCGAGGCAGCATCGGCGCCAGTGCCCGGCAGTGAGATACAGCCGGTGGCGCAGGGTAATGTGGACTGGTCGCTGTGGCGTGAATTGCTGTCTCGGGCATTGCGTCTGGGTATTGCCGCCCGCCTGCGCGGAGAACCGGATCTAGCGGAGGAGGCCGAGAGCCTGGCGCTGGCTGCCGAGTCGGTATCCAGCGAGCAGGGTCTGCAGTTTCTCGCCGAGCGCCTGCGCAAGTTCTGGTCGCAGCTTGAACTCAAGAATCAGCGGGATGACCGCGTATCTGCAGGCTTGGTGAATCTGCTGATGCTGGTGACCGATAACCTGATCGCCGTGTCGGGTGATGGCCGCTGGCTGGAAGGCCAGGTTGCCGTGGTGCGGGACATACTTGCCAAGCCCATGAGCATGACCCGCCTTTACGAGGCAGAGGCGGGCTTCAAGGAGGTCGTGTATCAACAAGGGCAGTTGCACCATAGCCTTACCGAGACCCAGGTCGCGCTCAAGCGGATGATCTCGCTGTTCATTGATCGCCTTGGCGGTATGGCAGATACCACCAGTGATTACCACGAGAAGATCGGTGTTTACGCCGGGCGTATTGAAACCAGCCGGGATGTGCTCGATCTCAAGCATGTGGTGGATGAGCTGATGCAGGACACGCGGGTGATCCAGCTGGATATGGCTCGCTCACGCGAGGAGCTGATGGCGGCCCGCAATGAGGCGGAAGCCGCCGAAAAGCGCATTCAGGAACTGGAGGCGGAGCTGCGTGCCGTGAGCGAAAAGGTCCGCGAAGACCAGCTCACCGGTGCCTTGAACCGCCGCGGCTTTGATGAAGCTTTCGTCACCGAGATCGCCCGCATGGAACGCACGGGCAAGCCGCTGTGTCTGGCCATGATGGATCTGGACAACTTCAAGAAGCTCAACGATCAACGCGGCCATCAGGCGGGCGACGAAGCACTGCGCCACCTGGTCAAGGTAGTCAAGGACACCTTGCGGCCTACCGATGTGATCGCCCGGTATGGCGGTGAGGAGTTTGTGGTGCTGATGCCCGAAACCGTCACCAGCGAGGCGGCCAATACCATGCGCCGCGTACAGCGCGAACTTACCAAGAATTTTTTCCTGCACAACAATGAGCGCGTGCTGGTGACTTTTTCCGCAGGCATCACCCGCTACATGCAGGGTGAGCATCAGGAGGCCGCCATCGAGCGTGCGGATCAGGCCATGTACGAGGCCAAGAAGTCAGGCAAAAACCAGGTGTGCGTGGCAGTTCAGCCCAAGCCCGCGACCTGA
- a CDS encoding tRNA (cytidine(34)-2'-O)-methyltransferase, which translates to MFAVILFQPEIPPNTGNVIRLCANTGCELHLVKPLGFPLDDAKLRRAGLDYHEYAQMQVHEDWDACAKHFAGRRIFAMTTRGSTRHDRIAYEAGDVFLFGQESAGLPAALRDSFAPDRRIKLPMRPDNRSLNLSNAVAVTVFEAWRQHGFAGAAEG; encoded by the coding sequence ATGTTTGCCGTCATCCTGTTTCAGCCCGAAATCCCGCCGAATACCGGCAATGTGATCCGTCTTTGTGCCAATACGGGGTGCGAGCTGCACCTGGTCAAGCCCTTGGGCTTCCCGCTCGATGATGCGAAGCTGCGCCGCGCGGGGCTCGATTATCACGAGTATGCGCAGATGCAGGTGCATGAAGACTGGGATGCCTGCGCCAAGCACTTTGCCGGCAGGCGGATATTCGCGATGACGACGCGAGGCTCAACCCGGCATGATCGCATCGCTTACGAAGCCGGCGATGTGTTCCTGTTTGGTCAGGAGTCCGCGGGGCTGCCCGCTGCGCTACGCGACAGCTTTGCACCGGATCGCCGCATCAAACTGCCGATGCGGCCTGATAACCGTAGCCTCAACCTGTCGAACGCGGTCGCGGTGACGGTGTTCGAAGCCTGGCGTCAGCACGGCTTTGCCGGTGCAGCAGAAGGCTGA
- the rplI gene encoding 50S ribosomal protein L9 translates to MQIILLEKVANLGTLGDIVKVKDGYARNFLIPQGKAKRATDANLKQFEVRRAELEKQQAEILAGAQARAEKLVEFAVTIAQKAGVDGRLFGSITTQDIAEAVTAAGVAIEKREVRLPEGPLKAIGEYDIALALHHDVVTNIKVTVVGA, encoded by the coding sequence ATGCAAATCATTCTTCTGGAAAAAGTGGCCAACCTGGGCACCCTGGGCGATATCGTCAAGGTCAAGGACGGCTACGCCCGTAACTTCCTGATCCCGCAAGGCAAGGCCAAGCGCGCGACCGACGCCAACCTGAAGCAGTTCGAAGTTCGCCGCGCCGAACTCGAAAAGCAACAGGCTGAAATCCTGGCCGGCGCTCAAGCCCGTGCTGAAAAGCTGGTCGAGTTTGCTGTGACCATCGCTCAGAAGGCCGGTGTTGACGGCCGTCTGTTCGGTTCGATCACCACGCAAGACATCGCTGAAGCCGTGACCGCCGCTGGCGTTGCCATCGAGAAGCGCGAAGTGCGCCTGCCCGAAGGCCCGCTCAAGGCGATCGGCGAGTACGACATCGCTCTGGCACTGCACCACGATGTGGTTACCAACATCAAGGTAACCGTCGTCGGCGCTTAA
- the rpsF gene encoding 30S ribosomal protein S6 → MRHYEIVFIVHPDQSEQVPAMIERYKTMITNDGGKIHRLEDWGRRQMAYPIQKMHKAHYVLMNVEIGQGTLDELEHAFKFNDAVLRHLTLKTERAITEASPMMKEEKSKSLTPAPEAKEAAAA, encoded by the coding sequence ATGCGACACTACGAAATCGTGTTCATCGTGCATCCCGATCAGAGCGAGCAAGTGCCCGCCATGATCGAGCGCTACAAGACGATGATTACTAACGACGGCGGCAAGATCCATCGCCTCGAAGACTGGGGCCGTCGCCAGATGGCTTACCCGATCCAGAAGATGCACAAGGCTCACTACGTTCTGATGAACGTGGAAATCGGCCAAGGCACCCTGGACGAGCTCGAACACGCCTTCAAGTTCAACGATGCCGTGCTGCGCCACCTCACTCTCAAGACTGAGCGCGCCATCACCGAAGCATCGCCGATGATGAAGGAAGAGAAGTCCAAGTCGCTGACCCCGGCCCCTGAGGCCAAGGAAGCGGCTGCGGCCTGA
- a CDS encoding serine hydrolase translates to MNTPLSYLMLTCLAALPLTTFAGKALESVSPEAIDKVFSESRSPDKPAIAVAVIHAGKVVYQNAYGSANLEYKVPATVDTRFQVEGLALEVIAYATLMLEEQGKIKLDDDIRQYLPKVADFGEKVTIRHLLSSTDGLPGYRTLKSLAGWETGGPEQHKAILRLIQSQKALNFRPGQVFSPNGSTRLILLAHMVETVTGQPFDVYCKAEIFAPLGMANTVLQYDSNLPLANTAVPYRSGADGLYKYDYGNGSAAGPTNLYTSIKDLGIWRAHLSALTIARKPLAKQLNSPIRLDGGAPIKDVASISIYGQLHLGQERGIPKIYQRGSAGGYSSLLFRFPEQDFAVAVLSSDGAYHGSYGMRVANLFMKNQFPEPENIDYTKIKAVKLSPQQLQSYQGSYWNPARAISAKVYLKNDALYYTRVEGTEGYELIPLGNAVFQIKMEGDDTLLLKFAETGTGKTMSYTVGESDPVVYKSYESAAYTQQELTQFAGTFYSKELDASFVVDASNGVLTASNIRSGVVSFRPLNIDRFAGDKRFMGGIRFIRDGRNAVSGFQVVVDEVRNLVFKKVS, encoded by the coding sequence ATGAACACGCCATTGTCTTACCTGATGCTTACCTGCCTTGCCGCCCTGCCCCTTACCACCTTTGCCGGCAAAGCACTTGAATCTGTCTCACCAGAGGCCATCGACAAGGTCTTCAGCGAATCCCGGTCTCCCGACAAACCCGCCATTGCGGTCGCGGTGATCCATGCAGGAAAAGTGGTCTACCAGAATGCCTACGGCAGCGCGAACCTGGAGTACAAGGTGCCGGCTACCGTCGATACCCGATTCCAGGTCGAAGGGCTGGCCTTGGAGGTCATCGCCTACGCGACGCTCATGCTGGAGGAGCAAGGAAAAATCAAACTGGATGATGACATCCGGCAATACCTGCCCAAGGTGGCCGACTTCGGCGAGAAGGTCACCATCCGGCATCTGCTCAGTTCAACCGATGGCCTGCCTGGCTACCGCACCCTCAAATCCTTGGCGGGTTGGGAAACCGGCGGGCCTGAGCAGCACAAGGCCATATTGCGCCTGATCCAGAGCCAGAAAGCCTTGAACTTCCGGCCGGGCCAGGTATTTTCGCCAAATGGGTCCACGCGCCTGATCCTGTTGGCCCATATGGTCGAGACTGTCACCGGTCAGCCGTTCGACGTGTACTGCAAGGCAGAGATCTTTGCCCCGCTGGGCATGGCCAATACCGTCCTCCAGTACGACAGCAATCTCCCCTTGGCGAACACGGCCGTGCCCTACCGGAGTGGTGCGGACGGGCTGTACAAGTACGACTATGGCAATGGCAGTGCGGCCGGCCCGACGAACCTCTACACGTCCATCAAGGATCTGGGCATCTGGCGGGCCCATCTTTCGGCGCTTACCATCGCCCGCAAGCCACTGGCCAAGCAGTTGAATTCGCCCATCCGGCTCGATGGCGGTGCGCCCATTAAGGACGTTGCCAGCATCTCGATCTATGGGCAGCTGCATCTAGGCCAGGAGCGCGGCATCCCGAAAATCTATCAACGAGGCAGCGCCGGTGGATATTCCAGCCTGCTGTTCCGCTTTCCGGAACAGGACTTTGCCGTCGCCGTACTCAGTTCTGATGGGGCATACCACGGCTCCTATGGCATGCGGGTTGCCAACCTGTTCATGAAGAACCAGTTCCCCGAGCCGGAAAACATCGATTACACCAAGATCAAGGCCGTGAAGCTGAGTCCACAGCAGCTCCAATCGTATCAAGGCAGCTACTGGAACCCGGCACGCGCCATCTCCGCCAAGGTCTATCTCAAGAACGACGCGCTGTACTACACCCGGGTCGAGGGCACGGAAGGCTACGAGCTGATTCCTTTGGGTAATGCGGTCTTCCAGATCAAGATGGAGGGCGATGACACTCTGTTGCTCAAGTTTGCCGAGACCGGTACGGGTAAAACGATGAGCTACACCGTGGGAGAGAGCGATCCGGTCGTGTACAAATCCTATGAGTCTGCGGCCTATACCCAGCAGGAACTGACGCAGTTTGCCGGCACCTTCTACAGCAAGGAACTGGACGCTTCCTTTGTCGTCGACGCCAGCAATGGCGTGCTGACTGCCAGCAATATCCGTTCAGGCGTGGTGAGCTTCAGGCCGCTGAATATCGACAGGTTTGCGGGCGACAAGCGCTTCATGGGTGGCATCCGGTTCATTCGCGATGGCAGAAATGCGGTGTCCGGATTCCAGGTCGTGGTGGATGAAGTCCGGAATCTGGTCTTCAAGAAGGTGTCCTGA
- a CDS encoding NAD(P)/FAD-dependent oxidoreductase produces MSESRRCPRVVIVGGGAGGLELATHLGDKLGKSGKAEIVLVDSQRTHIWKPLLHQLAAGSYDSHAEEIEYLAQARWHHFRFRQGRFEGLDRAKREILIAPLVDSAGREIIAAQRLAYDYLVIALGSQTNDFNTPGVAEYAIRLDSPDAAREFHERLINVCLRANSQPPEAGQGRFTVAIIGAGATGVELAAELHDAALVLGSFGLEHINPERDLKIVLVDANTRILSVLPERLSEAAARELRQLAVEIHSNERVVEVTADGVHLASGAMIPSALTVWAAGIKAPDFLRGIDGLETNRLNQLVVEPTLQSTRDERIFALGDCAGCPDGKGGWVPARAQAAHQQATRLADNLQRTMAGKPMRAFRFTDHGSLVSLASYGSVGSLMGSLARGSLFIEGTFAKFMYWGLHKQHQMALSGFWRTVLITLAEWLDKVHRPRIKLH; encoded by the coding sequence ATGAGCGAAAGCAGACGATGTCCCCGCGTAGTGATCGTGGGGGGCGGTGCGGGTGGGCTGGAGTTGGCGACCCATCTTGGTGACAAGCTGGGCAAATCCGGCAAAGCCGAGATTGTGCTGGTGGATAGCCAGCGCACCCATATCTGGAAGCCCTTGCTGCACCAACTGGCCGCCGGCAGTTACGACAGCCATGCCGAGGAAATCGAATATCTCGCGCAGGCACGGTGGCATCACTTCCGTTTCCGCCAAGGACGTTTCGAAGGGCTGGATCGGGCAAAGCGCGAAATCCTGATTGCACCTTTGGTCGACAGCGCCGGACGCGAAATCATCGCCGCGCAGCGACTGGCTTATGACTACTTGGTCATCGCACTGGGCAGCCAGACCAACGACTTCAACACGCCCGGCGTGGCCGAATATGCGATCCGCCTCGATAGCCCAGACGCGGCACGAGAATTCCACGAACGCCTGATCAATGTATGCCTGCGTGCCAATAGCCAGCCGCCAGAGGCCGGACAAGGGCGCTTTACTGTCGCCATCATCGGTGCTGGTGCAACCGGTGTGGAGCTGGCGGCCGAGCTTCACGATGCGGCACTGGTGCTGGGCAGCTTCGGTCTGGAACACATCAACCCGGAGCGCGATCTGAAGATCGTGCTGGTGGATGCCAATACCCGCATCCTGTCGGTACTGCCAGAGCGCCTCTCGGAGGCTGCCGCCAGGGAACTGCGACAGCTGGCTGTCGAGATCCACAGCAATGAGCGGGTGGTCGAGGTCACGGCCGATGGGGTGCACCTGGCCAGTGGTGCAATGATTCCATCTGCGCTGACCGTGTGGGCTGCCGGCATCAAGGCGCCCGACTTCCTGCGCGGGATCGACGGCCTGGAAACCAACCGGCTCAACCAGTTGGTGGTGGAGCCGACGCTGCAAAGCACCCGCGACGAGCGCATCTTTGCACTGGGTGACTGTGCGGGATGCCCTGACGGTAAGGGCGGATGGGTGCCGGCGCGGGCACAGGCGGCACACCAGCAGGCGACGCGGCTGGCGGATAACCTGCAGCGAACCATGGCGGGCAAACCCATGCGCGCCTTCCGCTTCACCGATCATGGTTCGCTGGTGTCGCTTGCCAGTTATGGTTCTGTAGGTTCGCTGATGGGTAGCCTCGCGCGCGGCAGCCTGTTCATTGAAGGAACGTTTGCCAAGTTCATGTACTGGGGCTTGCACAAGCAACACCAGATGGCACTGTCGGGCTTCTGGCGTACCGTGCTCATCACGCTGGCTGAATGGCTGGACAAGGTACACAGGCCGAGGATCAAGCTGCATTGA